From Clostridia bacterium:
CTTCTGCTTGTTGGTGCTGGGAAGCTAATTGAAGATTATAAGCAGCAAGTGAGAGATTTGAAATTAAAAGATCATATTCATTTTTTGGGGTATCGAAAAGATGTTCCAAATCTTATGGCTATTGCTGATGTTGCTGTTTCATCCTCGAGGCAAGAAGGGTTGCCGGTTAACGTTATGGAGGCAATGGCAACAGGGTTACCCCTTGTGGTTACAGATTGTAGAGGGAACCGGGATTTAGTTGCCAATGGAGAAAACGGATTTGTGGTTGTGTTAGATGATATAGATGCTTTTGCTGATGCAATTGAGAAACTGTATAATTCGCAGGAGTTAAGAACAAAATTTGGTCGTGCAAATTTGGAAATGATAAAAGAATATTCGCTAGAGAATGTAATAAAGTATATGGAGGAGATTTATAGGGATTATATATGATTTATTGTGAACTTTTATTGTCAGCATTTTCATGTTAATAACTATTGACAAGCAATTATTTTAAAATAATTAAATGCTAATTTTTGGATTTTTGCATTGAGGATGGTGAATTTAAAATTGATAAATAGTGCAGGGGTTGAGTTAAAAGATGAAAAATTGGGCAATATATTTATTTTTTGTATAGCAGCCATGTCTATTCTATTACATCAAGCAAGAGTAATGTTTGGTGTTAATATTTCCTTAAGCGATTTTTTTTGCGTAATTGTATTGATTTGCTTTATTTTTAAATATAAATTGTTTTTGCCTTTTAAATATTTTTTCTTTTTTTTAGTTGTTTCATTTATTGTTACCTTTGTTGCTGTGTCTTATGTTCCTGTTAGATTTAATTACGTGGCAGATTATCGTAAGGTATTTAGTGATTTTATTAAAATAATAGCAGTTTTTTTGTATTTTGTTGTAGGGTATAATATGTCAAGATTAAGATTAACAGATTTCACATTAAAATATTATTCTTTCTTTGCTCTATTTATTGGAATAATAGGAGTTCTTTTTGACTTTTTGAATATAACATTATTTTCAAAAATATTATTTTACGGTAATGTCAGGCTAAAGGGTTTAATGAATGACCCAAACTATTTTTCAATTCTACAAATAACTGCATTGGCATATTTTCTGCGAAATGTTTTTCTAAATAGATTTAAAAAGATAATAATTAT
This genomic window contains:
- a CDS encoding glycosyltransferase; translation: LLLVGAGKLIEDYKQQVRDLKLKDHIHFLGYRKDVPNLMAIADVAVSSSRQEGLPVNVMEAMATGLPLVVTDCRGNRDLVANGENGFVVVLDDIDAFADAIEKLYNSQELRTKFGRANLEMIKEYSLENVIKYMEEIYRDYI